From Melitaea cinxia chromosome 16, ilMelCinx1.1, whole genome shotgun sequence, a single genomic window includes:
- the LOC123660995 gene encoding histone-lysine N-methyltransferase SETMAR-like — translation MVGVSDTTSFKILHDHLGMTKVSTRWVPRMLTPPQKQQRVECSRAFLDLCNEDKDGVLSRIVTEDETWVHHYKSESKQDSMQWHKKGTSPPKKFKVSQSAGKLMATVFWDSEGILLIDYKDKGVSITGEYYVLILERLKEAIKQKRRGKLTKGVLLLHDNAPVHKRRVALAALLKVGFDILNHPPYSPDLAPSDYYLFPKMKKRAAE, via the coding sequence ATGGTTGGCGTATCCGATACAACCAGTTTTAAAATCCTGCACGATCATCTTGGCATGACTAAGGTCAGCACAAGATGGGTACCGAGAATGCTCACGCCGCCTCAAAAACAACAACGCGTAGAGTGTTCACGTGCATTTTTGGACCTCTGCAATGAAGACAAGGATGGTGTATTGAGTCGAATTGTTACTGAAGACGAAACTTGGGTTCATCATTATAAATCTGAGTCGAAACAAGACTCTATGCAGTGGCATAAAAAGGGCACATCACCCCCCAAGAAGTTTAAGGTGTCACAGTCGGCTGGGAAACTCATGGCAACGGTATTTTGGGACTCAGAAGGAATATTATTGATCGATTATAAAGATAAAGGTGTTTCTATAACCGGAGAATACTACGTTTTAATATTAGAGCGATTAAAAGAAGCCATTAAACAGAAAAGACGGGGAAAATTGACGAAAGGTGTGCTGCTTTTGCACGACAATGCGCCCGTCCACAAGAGACGCGTTGCGTTGGCTGCCCTGCTTAAAGTAGGCTTCGACATTTTGAACCACCCACCCTACAGCCCAGACCTGGCCCCGAGTGATTATTACCTCtttccaaaaatgaaaaaaagagcTGCggagtaa